In Cutaneotrichosporon cavernicola HIS019 DNA, chromosome: 1, one DNA window encodes the following:
- a CDS encoding uncharacterized protein (CUE domain), with amino-acid sequence MASPTSPKPDTVPKSPASPSPVDKTASPRATSPASPSVNRPGSKPASPAPGDSGRASPAVTQPVPAAPVALHANPKIAELQTMFPSVDVGVIEMVLESVGGSQDRAIESLLQMTDPNFKPDELASVRHEESNQVDLDAEFARAIALQDEEEVRQQRRGSRSNASRLPDVLPYQPRVRKARRPAQDPYGGESATAHDLQDRYDPPPIGQNQQGDLPPGLMAFEEKVTAIAETGRQTFNRFFNTAKAKYADYQAQQAQTSEQRAAQQALREAETPRHGGLWAETSGRTSLGSRSASQSSQGEAPVLAPTRRWHPSDSFEEAPKPVAVSVNTGRRSPGPAAGTASPEKAAAGKIDLAKLGFLPKKRVDLMSTSPQPTEDRDPNPHLPTSGPTTPTTGKSLVDKIPKTPPAETSPHTLGDSDDDDDLDYTENPFDRR; translated from the exons atGGCATCTCCAACTAGCCCAAAGCCGGACACAGTGCCCAagtcgcccgcctcgccctcccctGTTGACAAGACAGCGTCCCCACGCGCCAcgtcgcccgcctcgccgtcagTCAACAGGCCTGGGTCCAAGCCGGCATCTCCGGCGCCAGGGGACAGCGGCCGCGCCTCGCCGGCCGTGACCCAGCCCGTTCCCGCCGCACCTGTTGCGCTCCACGCCAACCCGAagatcgccgagctgcagACCATGTTCCCGTCTGTCGACGTTGGCGTGATCGAGATGGTGCTCGAGAGCGTGGGCGGATCGCAGGACCGCGCGATCGAGTCGCTCCTCCAGATGACCGACCCGAACTTCAAACCTGACGAGCTGGCCTCGGTGCGACACGAAGAGTCT AACCAGGTCGACCTGGACGCCGAGttcgcgcgcgccatcgcccttcaggacgaggaagaggtgcGGCAGCAGCGTCGTGGTTCGCGCTCCAACGCTTCGCGCCTTCCGGACGTGCTCCCCTACCAGCCGCGAGTGCGTAAGGCGCGCAGACCAGCCCAGGACCCTTACGGGGGCgagagcgcgacggcgcaCGACCTGCAGGACCGCTACGACCCGCCGCCGATCGGCCAGAACCAGCAGGGCGACCTCCCGCCGGGTCTCATGGCGTTCGAAGAGAAGGTCACGGCCATTGCTGAGA CTGGACGCCAGACGTTCAACCGGTTCTTCAACActgccaaggccaagtaCGCAGATTATCAGGCGCAGCAGGCGCAGACGTCCGAGCAGCGCGCTGCCCAGCAGGCACTGCGTGAGGCCGAGACCCCGCGACACGGCGGGCTGTGGGCCGAGACCTCTGGGCGCACCTC ACTcggctcgcgctcggcctcgcagAGCAGTCAAGGCGAGGCACCTGTGCTCGCTCCTACGCGCCGCTGGCACCCGTCCGACTCGTTCGAGGAAGCCCCCAAACCGGTCGCCGTAAGTGTCAACAccggccgccgctcgcccGGTCCGGCGGCTGGCACTGCCAGCCCCGAGAAGGCTGCCGCTGGTAAGATCGACCTTGCCAAGCTGGGTTTCCTGCCGAAGaagcgcgtcgacctcatgTCGACCTCACCGCAGCCCACGGAGGACAGGGACCCCAACCCGCACCTTCCCACGTCGGGACCTACGACGCCCACGACTGGCAAGTCGCTCGTTGATAAGATCCCCAAGACACCTCCCGCTGAGACGAGCCCGCACACCTTaggcgacagcgacgacgacgacgacctcgatTACACCGAGAACCCCTTTGATCGCCGTTAA
- a CDS encoding uncharacterized protein (Checkpoint protein) has product MNAKSGPSRIEMQARDSPLGLSFKNTVQLLTSFLEVVIHTIICIRQVYPPNTFTRRRAHGVAVYQSRHPEVRSYIGRVVNALRQEMERGTLRRVTVLIHDVESRAPMERFIIDFGYMGLEGLDGPQRDAKIQGAPDEKGLSLMLRGFLIRLAALDGQLLDNPGDTSFAIILETKDDIEPETPNGGSTAPWVPALAGDTLNTSSAINGHHEPLLSVRAVETGVIDLRMVVQECTAKTGTEVLELDP; this is encoded by the exons ATGAACGCCAAATCCGGGCCATCTCGTATAGAAATGCAAGCACGCGACTCTCCTCTTGGCCTGAGTTTCAAAA ACACGGTCCAGCTCCTCACTTCCTTCC tcgAGGTCGTGATCCACACCATCATATGTATCCGCCAAGTCTATCCCCCTAACACGTTCacgcggcgacgagcgcacGGCGTGGCCGTTTACCAGTCACGGCATCCTGAGGTGAGGTCGTACATTGGGCGAGTCGTCAATGCCCTCCGGCAGGAGATGGAGCGTGGGACGCTGCGACGAGTTACGGTGCTCATACACGATGTGGAGAGCCGGGCGCCGATGGAGCGCTTTATCATTGACTTTGGGTATATGGGCCTCGAGGGACTAGATGGCCCACAGCGGGATGCCAA GATCCAAGGCGCACCGGACGAGAAAGGTCTTTCGCTCATGCTGCGTGGGTTTTTGATACGTCTTGCAGCGCTCGATGGACAGCTGCTGGACAATCCCG GCGACACCTCCTtcgccatcatcctcgagaCCAAGGATGACATCGAGCCTGAGACGCCGAATGGTGGG tctACCGCGCCATGGGTGCCTGCCCTCGCGGGAGATACGCTCAACACCTCGTCAGCCATCAACGGTCATCACGAGCCGTTGCTCAGCGTTCGCGCGGTCGAGACTGGAGTCATCGAT ctccgGATGGTCGTCCAAGAATGTACGGCCAAGACCGGTACTGAAGTTCTGGAACTAGACCCGTGA